A DNA window from Vigna angularis cultivar LongXiaoDou No.4 chromosome 1, ASM1680809v1, whole genome shotgun sequence contains the following coding sequences:
- the LOC108319856 gene encoding chlorophyll a-b binding protein CP24 10A, chloroplastic — protein MAVATSGAVLNRFGSQFLCGGKRSEALLAAGIGAKVGAAVSPKRLIVAVAAAPKKSWIPAVKGGGNFIDPEWLDGSLPGDYGFDPLGLGKDPAFLKWYREAELIHGRWAMAAVVGIFIGQAWSGVPWFEAGADPNAVAPFSFGSLLGTQLLLMGWVESKRWVDFFNPDSQSVEWATPWSKTAENFGNSTGDQGYPGGKFFDPLGFAGTIQDGVYIPDADKLQRLKLAEIKHARIAMLAMLIFYFEAGQGKTPLGALGL, from the exons GTGTTAAACAGGTTTGGATCTCAGTTCTTGTGTGGAGGAAAGAGGAGTGAGGCACTGCTTGCTGCTGGCATTGGAGCCAAAGTTGGTGCTGCTGTTAGTCCTAAAAGACTCATTGTAGCAGTTGCTGCTGCTCCAAAGAAATCATGGATCCCTGCTGTAAAAGGTGGTGGGAATTTCATTGACCCAGAATGGCTTGATGGCTC GCTACCAGGTGACTATGGTTTTGACCCTCTGGGACTGGGGAAAGACCCAGCATTTCTGAAATGGTATAGAGAAGCTGAACTGATTCATGGGAGGTGGGCGATGGCTGCAGTTGTAGGCATCTTTATTGGGCAGGCATGGAGTGGAGTTCCATGGTTTGAGGCTGGAGCTGATCCTAATGCAGTTGCTCCTTTCTCCTTTGGTTCTCTTTTGGGCACCCAGTTGCTTCTAATGGGATGGGTTGAGAGCAAGAGATGGGTGGACTTCTTCAACCCAGATTCTCAGTCAGTGGAATGGGCTACCCCATGGTCAAAAACTGCTGAGAACTTTGGCAACTCCACTGGTGATCAAGGCTACCCTGGGGGCAAATTCTTTGACCCTTTGGGATTTGCTGGCACAATCCAGGATGGTGTTTACATTCCTGATGCAGACAAACTACAGAGACTGAAATTGGCTGAGATAAAGCATGCCAGGATTGCAATGTTGGCCATGCTGATTTTCTACTTTGAGGCTGGACAGGGCAAGACTCCCCTTGGTGCTCTTGGCTTATAA
- the LOC108326796 gene encoding LOW QUALITY PROTEIN: uncharacterized protein LOC108326796 (The sequence of the model RefSeq protein was modified relative to this genomic sequence to represent the inferred CDS: deleted 2 bases in 1 codon), with the protein MTFCALSSTSISPSFPASHRHQSKFSSLRFSSSRSQPLATQLRKTIAATRFTTFCSLDAANAPKQDTPIEFSTQLVFSYDTWILSRSIFLHACFLDFAVVIGYIPSVCLLCLLYFLNLFSLLFLVGVSFRFPFLLVDRVIEYNPGVSAVAIKNVTINDNFFPGHFPERPIMPGVLMVEAMAQVGGLVMLQPEVGGSRQNFFFVGIDKVRFRMPVIAGDTLVMRMTLTKLQKRFGIAKMEGKAYVGGEVVCKGEFFMATGSE; encoded by the exons ATGACATTCTGTGCTCTTTCCAGCACCTCCATCTCTCCCTCTTTCCCAGCCTCTCATCGCCATCAATCCAAATTCTCATCTCTCAGATTTTCCAGCTCCAGATCTCAGCCTCTGGCTACCCAGTTGAGGAAAACCATCGCAGCAACACGCTTTACAACGTTTTGTTCTCTGGATGCTGCAAATGCTCCGAAACAAGACACCCCAATTGAATTCAGTACGCAG CTGGTTTTTTCTTACGACACTTGGATTCTTTCACGTTCCATTTTCTTACACGCTTGCTTTTTGGATTTTGCTGTTGTTATAGGGTACATCCCTTCAGTGTGCCTTTTGTGTTTGCTTTATTTTCTAAACctattttctttgttgtttttggtGGGGGTGTCATTCAGGTTTCCATTTCTTCTAGTGGATAGAGTGATTGAATATAATCCTGGAGTTTCTGCAGTGGCCATAAAGAATGTAACAATAAATGATAACTTCTTTCCTGGACATTTTCCAGAAAGACCAATCATGCCTGGTGTTCTCATGGTTGAG GCGATGGCCCAAGTAGGTGGCTTGGTTATGTTGCAGCCTGAAGTTGGAGGTTCCCGTCAGAATTTCTTCTTTGTTGGAATAGACAAAGTGCGATTCAGAATGCCAGTGATTGCAGGAGACACGTTAGTTATGAGAATGACACTTACTAAACTGCAAAAGCGATTTGGAATTGCAAAGATGGAAGGGAAAGCATATGTTGGAGGTGAAGTTGTGTGCAAGGGAGAGTTTTTTATGGCTACTGGGAGTGAATAA